In the genome of Paenibacillus pabuli, one region contains:
- a CDS encoding helix-turn-helix domain-containing protein, with product MNRKSHYLDLGLETDFIFRIEKCPLTHDFDVHQHDYSELVVILGGTATHIIEGREYPISAGQVFFIHGNVSHGYKDVDHIEYVNVMFHPDQMTQLQELKLMAGFQALFYFEPFYRKEMNFKGMLTLNDEQLRQVTGLLDVILDEHDQRPEGYRMLIRSYFTALMGVLSRYYVANNGWPQNKALRIAESITYLEEHFQEPLNLDMLAEKAYLSKRQFLREFARNFQTTPMDYVIRRRLDYSCTLLRNPNLSILQVAQESGFRDQNYYARQFKKIYLCTPTEYREKYV from the coding sequence ATGAATAGAAAAAGCCATTATCTGGACCTGGGGCTGGAAACGGATTTTATTTTTCGCATTGAGAAATGCCCTTTAACTCATGACTTTGATGTCCACCAGCATGACTATTCCGAGCTCGTTGTTATTCTTGGAGGTACCGCAACTCACATTATCGAAGGAAGGGAGTATCCGATCTCTGCCGGGCAGGTGTTCTTCATCCATGGCAATGTGTCCCACGGCTATAAAGACGTGGATCATATCGAGTACGTCAACGTCATGTTTCATCCTGACCAGATGACTCAGCTGCAGGAACTGAAGCTGATGGCCGGCTTTCAGGCATTATTTTATTTCGAGCCGTTCTACCGGAAGGAAATGAACTTCAAAGGAATGCTTACCCTGAATGATGAACAGCTGCGGCAGGTCACCGGTCTGCTGGATGTTATTTTGGATGAGCACGATCAGCGGCCAGAAGGTTACCGAATGCTGATCCGCTCCTACTTTACGGCACTCATGGGTGTGCTCTCCCGCTATTATGTGGCGAACAACGGGTGGCCTCAGAATAAAGCGCTGCGAATCGCCGAGTCCATTACGTACCTGGAGGAACACTTTCAGGAGCCTCTCAATCTGGATATGCTCGCGGAAAAGGCGTATTTGTCCAAAAGGCAGTTTCTTCGCGAATTCGCAAGGAACTTCCAAACGACCCCCATGGACTATGTGATCCGGCGGAGGCTGGATTATTCCTGTACGCTTCTGCGTAATCCCAACCTGTCCATTCTGCAAGTGGCTCAAGAGAGCGGATTCCGGGACCAGAATTATTACGCCCGCCAGTTCAAGAAGATTTACCTGTGTACGCCTACGGAATACCGGGAGAAATACGTCTAA
- a CDS encoding helix-turn-helix transcriptional regulator: MNCLELTIPPLPQLVTIGHSIWEPGQQHLSRSFNLYDMLFVMKGTLYMTEDDVPYEITAGSLLVLEPNRLHIGHRPCEEETEIYWLHLAHPAPVRTMDSGQIPWSTPFTKGSNLDVTPHRQVMYIPKFTSLHTPSILPFLQRMMELHLSLSPATSLPLQGQLAGLLTELQSAMRLQYAPRSRILCDQTITYLEQHITRPFDAKHMEETLHFHVDYLSRCLKKYTGLSPLQYLHELQIGKAKSLLENTSLPVSEIGVLIGIENANYFIRLFRKKLGMTPGQYRSTRLGRT, translated from the coding sequence ATGAATTGTCTTGAGCTAACCATTCCCCCACTTCCGCAATTAGTGACGATTGGTCACTCCATCTGGGAACCGGGGCAGCAGCACCTAAGCCGTTCCTTTAACTTGTATGACATGCTCTTTGTGATGAAGGGTACCTTGTACATGACGGAAGATGATGTGCCATACGAAATCACAGCAGGCTCCCTGCTTGTGCTTGAGCCGAACCGTCTGCATATTGGGCATCGCCCTTGCGAGGAAGAAACGGAAATATACTGGCTCCACTTGGCCCACCCAGCGCCTGTCCGAACGATGGATAGCGGACAAATTCCATGGTCGACCCCCTTCACGAAAGGCTCCAACCTGGATGTCACTCCGCACCGGCAGGTCATGTATATTCCCAAATTCACAAGCCTGCACACCCCAAGCATTCTTCCCTTCCTGCAGCGAATGATGGAGCTTCACCTAAGCTTATCGCCTGCAACGTCCTTGCCGCTGCAGGGGCAGCTCGCTGGCTTGTTGACCGAACTGCAGTCAGCTATGCGTCTGCAGTATGCTCCCCGCTCGAGAATACTGTGTGATCAAACGATAACCTATCTCGAACAGCATATTACCCGTCCCTTCGATGCGAAGCATATGGAAGAAACGCTTCATTTCCATGTAGACTATCTCTCCCGCTGCCTGAAGAAATACACAGGGCTGAGTCCACTTCAATACCTGCACGAGCTGCAGATTGGTAAAGCTAAATCTCTGTTGGAAAATACAAGCCTCCCCGTATCCGAGATCGGTGTGCTGATCGGAATCGAGAATGCCAATTATTTTATTCGCTTGTTCCGAAAAAAGCTTGGAATGACACCCGGTCAATATCGCAGCACCCGCTTGGGCCGCACATGA
- a CDS encoding beta-galactosidase trimerization domain-containing protein — protein MRFRQVHLDFHTSEAIVPIGDRFDKRQFQDMLKLGHVDSITVFSKCHHGWAYHPSEANEIHPGLSFDLLAAQIEAAHEINVKTPVYLSAGLDEKLARCHPEWLIRDMNDRTNWAEGFMQPGYHQFCMNSPYLDILIEQIREVMLRYDVDGLFLDIVGIRKCYCHNCVDTIRRKGDDPRDEEAMKSLWESTYANYTARVKETVESIKPGLPIFHNGGHIKRGRRDLAAMNTHLELESLPTGGWGYDHFPLSARYVQTLGFEFLGMTGKFHTAWGEFGGYKHPNALRYETALSLANGAKCSIGDQLQPDGRMDPATYELIGTAYREVEGKEAWCVNSVNVADVALLSLEAAGVHPKAQEDASRNDSDAGAVRMLLEGNILFDVIDTEHDFSNYQVLILPDYVAVNDELKGKLDLFLQQGGKVLATGWSGLNQDGTSFAIDFGVRYVGVNPYRPDFFHPLFKPASLGEASFVMYTKGQKLELAGGTELGSRKDPYFNRDVFTFCSHQHTPSSDVYGGPGMVESASGIYLAWNVFEDYANQGSLILKETILYTLNRLLPHKTLNTDLPAQGVTTLQDQKQEKRLVHHLLYASPVRRGKQIEVIEDIIPLYNVEVSIRTPHQVKNVYLAPQVQSISFKWEEGSVSYTVPKFECHQMVVIDYE, from the coding sequence ATGCGATTCCGTCAAGTCCATCTGGATTTCCACACCTCGGAAGCCATTGTTCCCATTGGGGACCGTTTTGACAAAAGGCAGTTTCAAGACATGTTGAAGCTTGGACATGTTGACTCCATTACGGTGTTCTCCAAGTGCCATCATGGCTGGGCGTATCATCCTTCGGAGGCCAACGAGATTCATCCGGGTTTAAGCTTTGATTTGCTTGCGGCACAGATTGAGGCAGCCCATGAAATTAACGTAAAAACACCAGTGTACCTTTCGGCAGGATTGGATGAAAAGTTAGCCCGGTGTCATCCCGAGTGGCTGATCCGTGACATGAATGATCGAACAAATTGGGCTGAAGGATTCATGCAGCCAGGTTACCATCAGTTTTGTATGAACTCTCCTTATCTCGATATCCTGATCGAACAGATTCGGGAGGTTATGCTCCGATATGATGTAGACGGATTGTTCCTTGATATTGTGGGTATACGCAAATGTTACTGTCATAACTGTGTGGATACCATACGGCGTAAGGGGGATGACCCTCGCGACGAGGAAGCGATGAAGAGCCTATGGGAGAGCACATATGCCAATTACACAGCCAGGGTGAAGGAAACGGTGGAATCGATAAAACCAGGTCTGCCCATCTTCCATAACGGTGGGCATATCAAGCGCGGTCGTCGTGATCTGGCTGCAATGAATACCCATTTGGAACTGGAGTCGCTGCCTACTGGTGGATGGGGGTATGACCATTTCCCTCTTTCGGCGAGGTACGTACAAACGCTCGGATTCGAATTTCTTGGCATGACCGGGAAATTTCATACCGCGTGGGGAGAATTCGGCGGATATAAACATCCAAACGCACTCCGATATGAAACCGCTCTCAGTCTTGCAAATGGTGCAAAATGTTCGATTGGGGATCAACTTCAGCCTGACGGCCGCATGGATCCCGCAACCTATGAATTGATCGGTACGGCTTATCGTGAAGTCGAAGGTAAGGAAGCATGGTGCGTGAATTCTGTGAACGTTGCGGATGTAGCATTGTTGTCATTGGAAGCAGCGGGCGTGCACCCTAAAGCCCAAGAAGACGCAAGTCGGAACGATTCGGATGCAGGCGCTGTACGCATGCTGCTGGAGGGCAATATCCTATTTGATGTCATTGATACGGAACATGATTTTTCGAATTATCAGGTACTGATTTTACCGGATTATGTGGCGGTGAATGACGAGCTGAAGGGTAAGCTGGATTTGTTTTTGCAGCAGGGAGGTAAGGTTCTCGCCACAGGCTGGTCGGGTCTGAACCAAGATGGTACGTCCTTCGCCATTGATTTCGGAGTGAGATATGTGGGAGTGAATCCATACCGTCCGGACTTTTTTCATCCGTTGTTCAAACCTGCGAGCCTGGGGGAAGCTTCCTTTGTCATGTATACAAAAGGCCAGAAGCTCGAACTTGCCGGCGGAACGGAGCTAGGAAGCAGGAAAGACCCGTATTTTAACCGCGATGTCTTTACCTTCTGTTCGCACCAGCATACGCCAAGCAGTGATGTCTATGGCGGACCGGGCATGGTAGAGAGCGCCAGCGGCATCTATCTGGCCTGGAATGTGTTCGAGGATTATGCGAACCAAGGAAGTCTGATCCTGAAGGAGACAATCCTGTATACGCTGAACCGCCTCTTGCCTCATAAAACACTGAACACCGATCTCCCTGCCCAGGGCGTAACCACCCTGCAGGACCAAAAGCAAGAGAAAAGGCTGGTCCATCATCTGCTGTATGCGTCCCCGGTCCGCCGTGGCAAACAGATCGAAGTAATTGAGGATATCATCCCCCTATATAATGTCGAGGTGTCCATCCGGACTCCCCATCAAGTGAAAAATGTGTATTTGGCGCCGCAAGTCCAGTCCATTTCCTTTAAATGGGAGGAGGGTTCGGTTAGCTACACCGTTCCGAAGTTTGAATGCCATCAGATGGTAGTTATCGATTACGAGTGA
- a CDS encoding serine hydrolase domain-containing protein, which yields MPSDGSYRLRVILRQEGSKAMDFKPLSIFIDRLTDWRIPWAEVLVLHRNQEVFRYRSGYADLEQRIPIHDRHIIRLYSLTKILTCTAALQLVEKGALLLNDPLSDYLPEYGEMAVKVTLPSGETVLEKAQRAIRVRDLFTMSAGLSYDIRSPSIREVVRRTSGRSPTREVAAAIAEEPLLFEPGARWSYSLSHDVLAALVEVVDGRRFGAYVRDEITGPLGMRDTGFDVSEENQSRLAPQYEYSESLGKPIPKEGNDYRIGSEYESGGAGLFSTVNDYAVFLNALTHQGTSPEGVRILAAETVDLMRTDHLTEATRSHFSWSQLAGYGYGLGVRTHCSKQTSGSLSPLGEFGWSGAAGALAIMDPSSQLTVMYAQHMLNNQEPYVHPRLRNLVYACLNHR from the coding sequence ATGCCATCAGATGGTAGTTATCGATTACGAGTGATATTGAGACAGGAAGGAAGCAAAGCGATGGACTTCAAACCGCTATCCATATTTATCGACCGCTTAACGGATTGGCGTATTCCATGGGCAGAGGTTTTGGTTCTGCACCGCAATCAAGAGGTCTTCCGCTACCGCAGCGGTTATGCTGACTTGGAACAACGTATTCCCATCCACGACAGGCACATCATTCGGCTGTATTCACTGACCAAAATTCTGACCTGCACGGCAGCCCTTCAGCTGGTAGAAAAGGGAGCACTCCTGTTAAATGATCCGTTGTCGGACTATCTTCCGGAATATGGCGAGATGGCCGTGAAGGTGACCTTGCCGAGCGGTGAAACGGTATTGGAGAAAGCCCAGAGAGCGATCCGGGTACGGGATCTCTTTACCATGTCGGCCGGGCTCTCTTATGATATCCGTTCCCCTTCGATCCGGGAAGTCGTAAGACGCACAAGCGGAAGATCGCCAACCCGCGAAGTTGCGGCGGCCATCGCCGAAGAACCGCTGTTGTTCGAACCGGGGGCGAGGTGGAGCTACAGTTTAAGCCATGACGTTCTTGCCGCCTTGGTCGAAGTTGTCGATGGAAGACGGTTCGGCGCCTATGTTCGGGATGAAATTACCGGCCCGCTCGGGATGCGTGATACCGGCTTCGATGTATCTGAAGAGAACCAAAGCCGTTTGGCTCCACAGTATGAATATAGCGAGTCCTTAGGCAAACCTATTCCCAAGGAGGGGAACGATTACCGGATCGGTTCGGAATATGAGAGCGGCGGTGCCGGGTTATTCTCCACGGTGAATGATTACGCCGTCTTTCTGAATGCACTTACTCATCAAGGAACAAGCCCTGAAGGCGTTCGAATCCTGGCTGCCGAGACGGTGGATCTCATGAGAACAGATCATCTGACGGAGGCCACTCGCAGTCATTTCTCGTGGTCACAGCTTGCGGGGTATGGTTACGGGCTTGGTGTTCGCACCCATTGTTCCAAGCAGACCAGCGGGTCGCTCAGTCCGCTTGGTGAATTTGGCTGGAGCGGCGCAGCCGGTGCTCTGGCGATTATGGACCCGTCTTCTCAGCTGACCGTCATGTATGCGCAGCATATGTTGAACAATCAAGAGCCCTATGTGCATCCACGCTTGAGAAATCTCGTTTACGCTTGCTTGAACCATCGTTAG
- a CDS encoding polysaccharide deacetylase family protein codes for MRIRYDRFPGGVHKAITLSFDDGQIHDRRLVGKFNEYGLKGTFHLNSGTLGKEGFLTREEIRPLFTGHEVSAHTVSHPFLEQSPVEQMVQEITEDRKGLEALVGYPVRGMSYPFGTYNDQLVSLLPSLGIEYARTAVNEFGFNMPSDFLRWHSTCHYRQMVEYAQQLLALKQRHTKMALLYVWGHSYEFENDNNWELIDRFGELVARNENIWFATNAEIVSYMHALRRLRFSADYRIVHNPSAQSVWVSVETDVVELAAGQLTELG; via the coding sequence ATGAGAATTCGCTATGATCGCTTTCCGGGTGGGGTGCATAAGGCCATCACCCTGAGTTTCGATGATGGACAGATTCATGATAGGAGACTGGTCGGGAAGTTTAATGAATATGGTCTCAAAGGCACGTTTCACTTAAACAGCGGTACGCTCGGAAAAGAGGGATTTCTTACACGGGAGGAGATACGCCCCCTGTTCACAGGGCATGAAGTATCTGCACATACCGTCAGCCATCCTTTTCTCGAACAGTCCCCGGTTGAACAAATGGTTCAGGAAATCACGGAAGACCGAAAGGGACTGGAAGCTCTGGTTGGTTATCCTGTGCGTGGGATGAGCTATCCTTTTGGTACATATAACGACCAGCTTGTCTCGCTGCTGCCTTCACTCGGGATAGAGTATGCCCGGACAGCAGTAAACGAGTTCGGGTTCAATATGCCTTCAGACTTCCTGAGATGGCATTCGACCTGCCATTATCGGCAAATGGTGGAGTACGCGCAGCAGTTACTCGCTTTAAAACAGAGGCATACCAAGATGGCTTTGCTGTATGTGTGGGGGCACAGCTATGAATTTGAGAACGACAACAACTGGGAGCTGATCGATCGGTTTGGAGAACTCGTTGCCCGAAACGAAAACATCTGGTTTGCTACGAATGCTGAAATTGTTTCATATATGCATGCGTTGCGGCGGCTCCGATTCTCGGCAGATTACCGGATCGTCCATAATCCATCTGCACAAAGTGTATGGGTAAGCGTGGAAACGGACGTCGTAGAGCTTGCGGCAGGCCAATTGACCGAGCTCGGTTGA
- a CDS encoding glycoside hydrolase family 88 protein encodes MQTTELKGKQRYIQAIEDILSKTINNMDKFGTRFPHVSLNGTYMLNDNDDWTDGFWPGILWLCYEYSRDKRYRKAAEGAVASLRQRLEQHVSLDHHDIGFLYSLSAKAQWIITGDESARELALAAADVLLRRWRNTSDGSGYIQAWGTPDNEQEAGRIIIDCLLNLPLLYWASEQTGDPTYGEIAQIQAEKTRRYIVRGDDSSYHTFFFDAKSGVPIGGATHQGYSNGSTWTRGQAWGVYGFALSYRYTGNKAFLETSKRMARYFLEHLPEDSVAYWDFNAPVAKDTYRDSSASAIVAAGLVELISHLATGDPDRLYFEQMLATSMESLINNYATIGDDEAEGFLKHGSYHIHGGLSPDDYMIWGDYFYLEALMRLAHGIPGYWYERSGK; translated from the coding sequence ATGCAAACAACCGAATTAAAAGGAAAACAACGTTATATACAAGCCATTGAGGACATTCTATCGAAAACGATAAACAATATGGATAAGTTCGGGACCCGGTTTCCCCATGTCAGTCTGAATGGAACTTATATGTTGAATGATAACGACGACTGGACAGATGGATTCTGGCCGGGGATATTGTGGTTGTGCTATGAATATTCACGCGATAAACGCTACCGGAAGGCAGCAGAAGGGGCCGTAGCAAGTTTACGTCAGCGGCTTGAGCAGCATGTCTCGCTGGATCACCATGATATCGGATTTCTGTACAGCTTATCGGCCAAAGCCCAGTGGATCATCACTGGCGATGAAAGCGCTCGGGAGCTGGCTCTTGCTGCAGCTGATGTATTATTGAGACGTTGGAGGAATACGAGCGACGGCAGCGGTTACATTCAAGCTTGGGGAACTCCAGATAACGAGCAAGAAGCGGGGAGAATTATTATTGATTGCCTGCTTAATCTCCCGTTATTGTATTGGGCAAGTGAGCAGACGGGTGATCCAACGTACGGTGAAATAGCACAGATCCAAGCAGAGAAAACGCGTCGTTATATTGTTAGAGGGGATGATAGTTCGTATCATACGTTTTTCTTCGATGCGAAGTCGGGTGTTCCCATCGGCGGCGCCACACATCAAGGCTACAGCAACGGTTCGACGTGGACGCGGGGTCAAGCCTGGGGAGTATACGGGTTTGCGCTATCCTATCGTTATACTGGAAATAAGGCATTTCTGGAGACTTCCAAACGTATGGCCCGCTACTTCCTTGAGCATTTGCCTGAGGACAGTGTTGCTTATTGGGACTTCAATGCTCCTGTAGCAAAGGATACTTACCGGGACAGTTCAGCCTCAGCGATCGTCGCTGCCGGACTGGTGGAGCTGATCTCCCATTTGGCTACTGGTGATCCAGATCGTCTGTATTTCGAGCAGATGTTGGCAACAAGCATGGAATCGCTAATCAACAACTATGCCACGATCGGTGACGATGAAGCAGAGGGCTTTCTTAAACATGGGTCTTATCATATTCATGGCGGCTTATCTCCTGATGATTATATGATCTGGGGCGACTATTTTTACCTGGAAGCGTTAATGCGTCTTGCGCATGGTATTCCTGGTTATTGGTATGAGCGTAGCGGGAAATAA